From the Sandaracinaceae bacterium genome, the window CGCGCGGCGAAGATGCGCGTGATGGATCGGCGAGCGCGACGTCGCGTCCAGCGCGGCGGGCCGACGACGAAATGCTTCAGCATTTCGGAGGAGCGACTGGCGCGCTGGGCGCGGCGTCCCGCCGACGAGGCGCGCGCAGTCATTTTCGCCGCGCGCTGCTAGCGCCCCGGGCCCTGCGCTCGCAAGGCCTCGACCGCCTGGACGAGGGACCGCGGGCTCGGGCCCCCCAAAGCGGCGGCTCGCTCGGAGGCCCACGCGGCGCCGTCGTGGACCGAGCGGAAGAAGCGCACCTCCATGCCGCGCGCGGCCACGACCGCGAGGCCGCGCAAGAAGGTCCGGATCAGCGCGTGCTGCACGTCGTCGCCCTCGATCACCGAGGCGCTGAACCGGATCGCGTCGCGAAAGCGATCCGCCTGGGCCCGCGACTCCTCACGAAAAGCGCGATCCGGCAGGTGCCCGCTCGCCTCGGGAGGGACCACCACCAGAACGCCGATGGCGCCGTAGCGCGCGATCGCCTTCTCCACCCACGGCACGCGATCGTGCAGGGCCTCTGCGGGCGGCGCGCCCCAGTAGACGCAGACCAGCACGTTCTCCACTCCCGCGAAGCGGTGCTGGGGTCCCGCGCATACCGGCTCGAGCGCCACGGTGCGAAGCTAACTCGACGCGAACCCACCTCGAAAGGCCAGCCGCGTCGAGATGCGCTACAACGCGCCGGCATGCGGCGGCTCGGCATCGACCACGGGGACAAGCGGGTGGGCCTCGCGCTCTCGGACGAGGACGGCGTCTTCGCGCAGCCCTTCGACACGCTCGATCGCAAGGGGCTCGACGCCCTGGTCATCCGGATCGCCGAGATCGTCGAGGAGCGGGGCGTGGAGGAGATCGTGGTCGGCCTTCCGCTGCACCTCGACGGACGCGAGGGCGCCTCCGCGCGTCGCGCCCGCCGCTTCTCGGAGCGGGTGGCGGAGCGCACGGGCAAGCCGGTCGTGCTCTGGGACGAGCGCATGAGCAGCATGGCGGCCGAGCGCGCGCTCCGCGAAGGCGGGCTCGACGGCAAGGCGCAGCGCGGAAAGGTCGATCGGGTGGCGGCGAGCTTGCTGCTGCAGAGCTACCTCGACAGCCGGCGTGGGAGGCAGGACGCGTGGGACGCAAGAAGCGCGGACGACGCGGACGACGAAGACTCGCCCGAGCGCTGATCGCGACGCTGGCGCTGGTCGTCGGGGCGGCGCTCGTCGGGCTGGGCTGGCTCGTCATCGTCTACCCGAAGGCGCGCGCCGGAGGGCGCGGGCGTGAGGTGCGGATCCAGCTCGCGCCGGGGCAGAGCCTCGACGCGCTCGCGGCGGAGCTCGCGTCGGCCGGCGCGGTCGAGCGCCCGCGGGTGTTCGCGGTCTACGCCCGGCTGCTCGGCGCCGACGAGCACCTGCGCGACGGCGAGATCCTGCTCACCGACGACATGACGCCGCGCGACGTCTTGCAGCGGATCGCCATCGGCTTCGGCGCGGCGGAGGTGCGGGTCACCATCCCCGAGGGCTTCCACCGCTTCGCCATCGCCGAGCGGCTCGAGCGCTGGGGTGTGACCGACGCCGACGCGTTCATCGCGGCCACCGAGGATCGGCGCCTGCTCGACGAGCTGGGGATCGAGGGGCCGACGGCGGAGGGCTACCTCTTCCCCGACACCTACCGCATGCCGCAGGACCTGGAGGGCGAGGAGGTCGTGCGGCGCCTGGTCGGCAACTGGCAGAGGCGCACCGCGCCGATCTTCGAGGCGCAGCAAACCAGGATGGCGTGGCTCGGCCGCGAGCTCGCGTGGGGCCCCCACGAGGCGCTGATCCTCGCGTCCATCGTCGAGAAGGAGGCGGCGGTCTCCGAGGAGCGGCCGATCATCGCGCGCGTCTTCATCAACCGGCTCCGCTCGCCCGACTTCCACCCGAAGCGCCTCCAGGCGGATCCCACGGTCAGCTACGGTTGCCTGGCTGCACCATCCGCCGCCCCGAGCTGCGCCCGCTGGGAGGGCGGGGCCATCACGCGCTCGATGCTCCAGGACCGGGCCAACCTCTACAACACGTACCGCCACGAGGGGCTGCCGCCCGGCCCGATCACGAACCCCGGGCTCGCGTCGATCCGCGCGGTGCTCGACCACGAAGATCACGAGTACCTCTACTTCGTCGCGCGCGGGCACGGGCGCCACGCCTTCAGCGCCACCCTGGAGGAGCACAACGCCGCCGTCGCGCGCTTCCGCGAGTCACGTCGATGAGCGGTCAGATGGACCTGTTCCAGGATCCGCTCCCCGCCCCCGACCCGGAGCTGGTCGCGCTGGCCGAGGCCATCCCGCCGCACGTGCGCTTCGGCACGTCGAGCTGGACCTTCGAGGGCTGGCGAGACCTGGTCTACCAGAAGCGTTACGCGACGAAGCAAGCCTTCGTGCGGGAGAGCCTGCGGGAGTACGCCGCGCACCCGCTCTTCGACACGGTGGGCGTCGACCGCAGCTACTACGCGCCCCTGACGCGCGAGGACTGGCGCGCCCAGGCGGCGCAGCTCCCGCCCGGGTTCCGCGCGTGCAGCAAGGTCTGGGGCGAGCTGACCACCCGCGTGTTCCCGCGTCACGATCGCTACGGTGAGCGCGCGGGGCAGCCGAACCCGTTCTTCCTCGACCCGCCGCGCTTCCTCGAGAGCGTGCTCATCCCGCTGATCGAGGGCTTCGACGACCACGCCGGCCCGCTGATCGTGGAGATCCCGCCGTCCCCGGTCGCGACCGAGCCGCGCGCCTTCGCGGCGTCGATCGATCGCTTCCTCCGGGGCGTGCCCTCCGAGGTGCCGCTGGCGTTCGAGCTCCGCGAGCCGGCGCTCCTGTCCGACGCCTACCTGAGCGTGCTCCGACGCCACCCGCACGCCAGCCACGTGATCAACCTGCACACCCGCATGCCGACGGTGCGGGAGCAGATGGAGCGGGGCGCCATCGACGCGGCGGGCGCGGGCGCGCCCCTGGTGTGCCGCCTGATGCTCCCGCCGGGCCGACGCTACGCCGAGATGAAGGAGGCGTACGCGCCCTTCGATCGGATCGTGGAGCCGCAGCCCGAGATGCGCGCCGACGTGGTCGCGCTCATCGAGGCGACGCGCGGCGTCTGTGAGCTCTACGTGCTGGTCAACAACAAGGTGGAGGGCTCGTCCCCGCTCACCGTGCGCGGCCTGGTCGAAGAGCTCTCGGCGTCTCTCAGTGCCAGCACGAGAACGCCGCCGCCATCGACGCGGTGAGGCAGACGAAGGGGCAGACGAGGAGGTAGACGGCCAGCCCGAGCCACCAGACCGTGACCCGGGTGGGCGCGTGCAGGCGGCCGAGGAGCCAGAGGATCGCGCCCGTGCTCGGGCCGCTGAACAGGAGCAGCCACCCGACGACTCCGTCGCTGGTGCAGCCCGCGCCGTCCTGGGCGAGCAGCTCCGCGAACAGGGTGCCGGCGAACAGGGCGATGAGCGGCGCGAAGAAGGCGCCGATGCAGGCGGCGGCCGCGGCGAGGGCCTTGCCCGGCCCGGAGCGCACCGGGTCGAGCGGCGCCGTCGCCGACACGCGCGCCACGGGCTGGCCCATCCCTTCGCGATAGGGCGCGTCGGGCGTGTGCGCGACGAGCACCCCGTCGAGGATGGGGCCGCGGGTGAAGGCGGGCAGGGCCGCCACGCGCGCGTCCTCGAAGTCGCGGTCCGCGCGGATCCGCCAGCCCCCCACGCGACCCTCTCGCACGCGCGTCAGCCAGCGCCGTCGGCGTCGCAGCGCGCCGCGCGCGCGGCCCGCCAGCGCGGCCGCCGCCAACGCCATGCCGAGCCCGAGGCCGCCGCTGACGAGGTCGGTGCGGAGCGCGCCCACGAGGCCCGCCACGCTGGCCACCGCGACCAGCCAGCGCGCCACGTGCCCGCGCGCCCGGATGGGGTCCTCGAGGCTCCCGCCACGCTCGAGCGGCTCCAGGCGCCCCATGAGGGTCCACCAGAACGTGGCCAGCACGAGTCCGGCCGGCGCGGCGAGGAAGAGCGCGAGGCAGATCCAGTCGGCGTTCACCGCGCCCACCGCGGTGGGCAGCGCGACGAAGGCGCCGGCGACGGCGGTCCAGGTCAGGCTCGCGTCGTCGTCCTCGCCGGGGTGACTGCGAGCGAGGAGGGCCAGCACGGCGAGCTCGACCGCGAGCACGAGCGCGCCGACGAGGTCGTCCGACACGAGGCGCATGCCGGCGACGCCGAGCAGCGCGGAGCCGAGGGCGAGGGCCAGGGCGCCCTCGCGCCGCACGGCTCCATCCGGCTTCATCTCGTCCACCCGTTCCTGCGCGCCTCGGCCATCTGCGCTGTCCCCCGTCTGAGCCACTCAGTTCAAGATAGACCCACGTGGCGCGTGATCGAGGGAGCAACCGTGAATCGCTCGAATCCGAGCGTCTCCGCCGCGAACCAGGCGTCCAGCGGTCGGCTGATCGCGCGGGGCGCGGTGGCGCGAACCAGCCGCAGCGCGGCCTCGATCGGCAGGCGCCGCACGTCGACGATCACCCCGTCGGGATCGTCGGGCGGGCCCACTCGGGCGAAGTCGTGGGTGAGATAGGTCTGCACTCTGACGGCCCCGACGTGGTGCACGAAGGCGAGCTCCGCGTCGCGGATCATCAGGCCGGTCTCCTCGCGGACCTCGCGCACCATGCCCGCCTCGAAGCTCTCTCCGGCGTCGACGCTGCCGCCCGGGGGCGTCCAGTAGCGCTCACCGCGCGGGCCGCGGTTCTCGACGATCCAGAGCCCGCCCCGGTCGATCAGGAGCGCGGCGGCGGCGCGGGAGCTCGGAGCGTGACTCGCCATCTCGCCCCTTCGAACGGACGAAACGCGGCGCGGCTTGAGCGGGAATCGGCGCGGTGGCAGGTTCCCGGCGATGGGCGCCACCAACGTCACCTGGCATCACGGAGAGGTCTCGCAGCAGGAGCGCGAGCGCGTGCTCGGCCACCGCGGGGCCTGCGTCTGGCTCACCGGCCTGAGCGGCTCGGGCAAGAGCACCCTCGCGCGCCGCGTCGAGAAGCGCCTCGTCGAGCGCGGCGTCGCGGCGTACGTGCTCGACGGCGACAACCTCCGCCACGGGCTCAACGCGGACCTCGGCTTCGGCCCCGAGGCGCGCCAGGAGAACGTGCGCCGGGTGGGCGAGGTCGCGCGCCTCATGGTCGACGCCGGCGTGCTCGTCCTGAGCGCGTTCATCAGCCCCTATCGCGCCGACCGCGCCAGCGTGCGCGGGCGCTTCGACGAGGGGCGCTTCGTGGAGGTCTGGGTCTCGACGCCGCTCGAGGTCTGCGAGCGCCGCGATCCCAAGGGCCTCTACCAGCGCGCCCGGGCCGGCGAGATCGCCGACTTCACCGGGATCAGCGCGCCCTACGAGGCGCCCGAGCACGCGGAGCTCGAGGTCGACACCAGCGTGGACGCGCTCGACGCGTGCGCGGCCCGGGTCGTCGACGCGCTCGCGGCGCGCGGCCTCCTCGACGCGGGCTGACGGGGCCGCGCGGAAGCAGCGCAGGTGCTCTGGCTCGGCGCAGGGCTGCTCTCGCCGGGAGCGGCGGAGTCGCGCGTGGAGGCCCGAGAGCGCGGATCCCGCCTTGGAACGGTGCCTGCTCTTCCGTGACGTGCGGTCGAGCGACCGCGAAGGAGGAGCGAGATGGAGACGACGATTCGATTCTGGGGCGTGCGAGGCAGCATCGCGTCGCCCGGCGCGCACACGGTCCGCACGGGCGGCAACACGTCCTGCGTGGAGGTGCAGTGCGGCGAGACGACGCTCGTGCTGGACGCGGGCACGGGGATGCGCGCGCTGGGGGAGCGCATGCTCGCGGAGGGGCGTCGGGAGGCGACGATCCTCCTGTCCCACCTGCACTGGGATCACATCCAGGGGCTGCCGTTCTTCCTCCCGGCCTGGCTCGGCGGGCACCGGCTGACCTTCGCGGGAATGCCCGGGCTGCGGGGCGCGCTGGATGCACAGATGCAGCCGCCGTGTTTCCCCGTTCGCCTGTCCGACATGAGCGCGGAGCTGCACTTTCGCGAGCTCGGGAGCGAGCTGTCGGTCGGTGACGTGCGCGTGCGCGCGGCCAAGCTCAACCACCCGGGCGGAGTGCTCGGCTACCGCATCGAGCACGCGGGGACGAGCGTGGTGTACGCCACCGACACCGAGCACTACAGCTGCCCGGACCCGCACCTCGTCGCGCTGGCGAAGGACGCGGACGTCCTGATCTACGACGCCATGTACACGGAGGACGAGTACGCGGGCCGCGTCGGGCCGAGCAAGGTCGGCTGGGGCCACTCCACGTGGGAGGCCGGCGTGGCGGTGGCGGACGCGGCGAACGTGGGGCGGCTGGTCCTCTTCCACCACGACCCGGTGCGTGACGACGCGGCGGTCGACGCGCTCGAGCGCGCGGCTGCCCTCCGTCGGCCCGGCACCGTGGCCGCGCGCGAGGGTGACGCCCTGGTGCTGCGCCCCGACCAGGGCTCGAGGGGGCATGGCTCCGACTCCGCTCGGGGTGGGGAGCGCCGCGCCGCGTGACGCAGGCCTCCCCCGCTGCCTATCCTGCGGAGCCGATGACCCGGCTCTCCCTCCTCGTCGACCTCGCGTCCGTGCTCGCCCGCGAGGTCGATCTGGACCAGCTCCTCCGCGACGTGGCCGACACGCTCGCGCTGGCGCTCGGCGCGGAGCGGGCCAGCGTCTGGCTCATCGACGCGGAGGCCGGCGACCTCGTCACGCGCGTCGCGGTGCTGCCCGAGGTCGAGCGGCTCCGCCAGCCGCTCGGGCGCGGGGTGGTGGGCCACGTCGCGGCGCGCGGGGCGGCCCTGCGGATCGACGACGCCGCGACGGATCCGCGCTTCGATCCGAGCGCGGACGAGCGGACCGGGTTCCGCACGCGGAACATCCTCGCGGTGCCCATCCGCGAGGCGCAGGGTGCGCCCGTGCGCGGCGTGGTGCAGGTGCTCAACCGAGCCGCGGGCTCCTTCGACGTCGAGGACGAGCGCTACCTCGTCGCGTTCGGCCTGCAGCTCGGGCGCGCGCTCGCGTTGACGACGCTGCGGGCCGACGACGCGAGCGGGCCGGGGCTCTCGCTGCGCGGCCCGTTCAATCGCATCGTCGGCCGCGGGCCGGCGATGGACGCGGTGTACGCGCGCATCCTGCTCGCGGCGGGCACGGACGCGACGGTGCTCCTGCGGGGCGAGACCGGCACGGGCAAGACGCTGCTCGCGAGGGCCATCCACGTCAACTCGCCCCGGAGCGAGGGCCCGTTCGTCACGGTCGACTGCACGACCTTGCCGAGGGAGCTCGTCGAGAGCGAGCTGTTCGGTCACGAGCGAGGCGCGTTCACGGGCGCGGACCGGCGGGTGACCGGTCGGGTGGAGCGAGCGGACGGCGGCACGCTCTTCCTCGACGAGGTAGGTGACCTGCCGCCCGAGGCACAGGGCAAGCTGCTGCGCTTTCTCCAGGACCGCGCGTTCGAGCGCGTCGGAGGCCGGGAGGAGCTCCGGAGCGACTGCCGCGTGCTCTGCGCCACCCATCACGACCTCGAGCGGCTCGTGGAGGAGGGCCGCTTCCGGCGCGACCTCTACTATCGCGTGCGGGTGGTGGAGGTGCAGGTCCCGAGCTTGCGCGCGCGCGGCGACGAGGAGATCGAGCGGCTCGCGCGCCACTTCGCGGCCCTCTACGCCAGGCGCTACGGGCGGCCCGAGCCTCGCTTCGACGACGCGGCGCTCGCGGCGCTCCTCTCGCACCCGTGGCCCGGCAACGTGCGAGAGCTGGAGCACTGGATCGAGAGCGCGATCGTGCTGGCCGCGGACGGCGCGATCCGCGCGAGCGCGTTCCCCGAGGCGCGGGCTCCGAGCGCGGCCACGTCCACGTCCACGTCCACGTCCACGTTGGCGTCCACGTCGGCGGGCGGCGGCGTGCGCTTGCCGCACGGGCTGACCGCCAGCGAAGCCCGCGACGCGTACGTGCGCGCCACCGTCGCCCACGTGGACGGGAACCAGAGCGAGGCGGCGCGTCGGCTCGGCGTCGGGCGCAACACCGTCGCGCGCGCCCTGCGGGACGACGAGCCGTAGGCCCGAGCTCGCGATTCAGTCGGCGCAGGCGGCGTGGGCGATGCGCTCCGCGATCCCGCGCACCATCCGGGCCTCGCGGATGTCGCAGAGGCTGCTGAGCAGCGCGCGTCCCTCCAGGCCCTGGGCGAGCTCCACGAGCCGCGTGGGGTAGCCGGCGCCGCGCCGGCAGCGCCCGTAGCGCTCGCCGGGCCGTGGATCGTCGACGAACTCGTCGATGCCGCTGACCGCGCCGAAGACCAGCCGCCTCGGGTCGGGGCGCAGCCAGCGGAGGATCTCGAGGTAGCGCTCGACGTCGTGGAGATCGCCTTCGTCCGGCGCCTCGCAGACGAAGGTGCCAGGCGGTGCTCCGGCGTCGAAGAACGGAGGGACGACGCGGCCGGCGTCCTGGGGTGGGCCCGCGTCGGGAGGATCGAAGGCTGACGGGTCCGCGATGGAGCAGTCGTCCTCGTTGGCGAACACCAGCACCACGAGGACGGAGTCCCGACGGAGGAACCCCGCGTTCTCCCGGTCGCCGCGCGCGCGGCCGGTGACGAAATCGAAGGGCGCCGCGTTCGGGAGGAGCGCCTTGGCCATCGCCTCGAGCGGCTGCTCGACCTGGCAGCCGTCGCGGGGTCCGAAGGCCACGCACGCGACGTCGTCCAGCAAGCGGCTGACGGAGTCGTCTTCTTCGAAGCGCGTGATCGCGGGGTAGGGGGAGTCACGGCAATAGGGCAGCGTCGCGGGGGTGCCGCGCATCAACGCGCCGTCGGCCGCGTGGGCGCAGAAGCGGGGGCCGGTCGCGCTCGTCGTCACCACGCCGACCTGCAGATCCGTCACGCGGGCCCAGTCCTCCCAGCCGTCTCCGTCGGCGTCGAGGGGCCGCACCAGCTCGTACAGCATGCGCCGGAGGCTGTCGCGGATGGCCTCGTCCATGAGCCGTATCGAGCCGGAGTCGTCCATCACGAGCAGCAAGTCCACGCCCTGCGGCGCCTCGCAGGCGACCTCGCGGGGAGGCGGGGGATCGCCGCCGCCGTCCGTGCCGACGGGGACCCCCGAGTCGGAGGGGCGCGGGTCGCCGCTCGTGGACGCCTCCGACGCGTCGAGGCCGGCGTCGCGGGCGACGTCGTCCGCCGGAGGCGAGGGCGGGTTCCGACGCTCGTGGTGCACGTAGCAGCCCGCCAGCGCGCCCCCGAACGAGGCCGTCAGCGCGAGCACGAGCAGTCGCCGCCCCTCCACGCCCGATGCCACAGCATCGTTCGTACCAGCGACCGAACCGGGCGCGTCTCCTCCGATCGACGCCGCGAGCTGTGCCACCGTGCGCACGGAGCGTCACCACCGTTGCGGTATCCTCACATCACGCGCTGGTCGGTTCCTGGAACGTCGTGTCCTCGACGCGGTAGCTGAAGCTCCGACCCGCGCGCTCCCGGACGAGCGCTCCGTCCTCGACGAGGGCCTGCAGCACCGCTTGCGCGCTTCGCAGCGGCACGTCGAGCTCTTCGGCGACCCTTCGCGCCTCTTGGCGGCCTTCGCGGGCGATCCATCGCAGGAGCCGCTCCTCGAGCTGGAGGCTCGCGTCCGGATCCGGAAGGCAGACCGCGCGGTCGTGCGTGGCCCGGCACACTCCGTCCACGCGCTCGATCTGGATCGTCTCGACCTCTTTGCGCACGCGATGGAGCAAGACACCGAACACCCGGGCGTGAAGCTCTCGCACGTAGGGGAAGCCGTAGACCCGCGCGAAGAGCTCCGCCTCCGCGACTCCGCCCGGTCCTGAGAAGAGCAGGCTCGCGAGCAGGGCGCCGGTCCGGCCCG encodes:
- the ruvX gene encoding Holliday junction resolvase RuvX, with translation MRRLGIDHGDKRVGLALSDEDGVFAQPFDTLDRKGLDALVIRIAEIVEERGVEEIVVGLPLHLDGREGASARRARRFSERVAERTGKPVVLWDERMSSMAAERALREGGLDGKAQRGKVDRVAASLLLQSYLDSRRGRQDAWDARSADDADDEDSPER
- the mltG gene encoding endolytic transglycosylase MltG, producing MGRKKRGRRGRRRLARALIATLALVVGAALVGLGWLVIVYPKARAGGRGREVRIQLAPGQSLDALAAELASAGAVERPRVFAVYARLLGADEHLRDGEILLTDDMTPRDVLQRIAIGFGAAEVRVTIPEGFHRFAIAERLERWGVTDADAFIAATEDRRLLDELGIEGPTAEGYLFPDTYRMPQDLEGEEVVRRLVGNWQRRTAPIFEAQQTRMAWLGRELAWGPHEALILASIVEKEAAVSEERPIIARVFINRLRSPDFHPKRLQADPTVSYGCLAAPSAAPSCARWEGGAITRSMLQDRANLYNTYRHEGLPPGPITNPGLASIRAVLDHEDHEYLYFVARGHGRHAFSATLEEHNAAVARFRESRR
- a CDS encoding DUF72 domain-containing protein, with translation MDLFQDPLPAPDPELVALAEAIPPHVRFGTSSWTFEGWRDLVYQKRYATKQAFVRESLREYAAHPLFDTVGVDRSYYAPLTREDWRAQAAQLPPGFRACSKVWGELTTRVFPRHDRYGERAGQPNPFFLDPPRFLESVLIPLIEGFDDHAGPLIVEIPPSPVATEPRAFAASIDRFLRGVPSEVPLAFELREPALLSDAYLSVLRRHPHASHVINLHTRMPTVREQMERGAIDAAGAGAPLVCRLMLPPGRRYAEMKEAYAPFDRIVEPQPEMRADVVALIEATRGVCELYVLVNNKVEGSSPLTVRGLVEELSASLSASTRTPPPSTR
- a CDS encoding NUDIX hydrolase → MASHAPSSRAAAALLIDRGGLWIVENRGPRGERYWTPPGGSVDAGESFEAGMVREVREETGLMIRDAELAFVHHVGAVRVQTYLTHDFARVGPPDDPDGVIVDVRRLPIEAALRLVRATAPRAISRPLDAWFAAETLGFERFTVAPSITRHVGLS
- the cysC gene encoding adenylyl-sulfate kinase, whose amino-acid sequence is MGATNVTWHHGEVSQQERERVLGHRGACVWLTGLSGSGKSTLARRVEKRLVERGVAAYVLDGDNLRHGLNADLGFGPEARQENVRRVGEVARLMVDAGVLVLSAFISPYRADRASVRGRFDEGRFVEVWVSTPLEVCERRDPKGLYQRARAGEIADFTGISAPYEAPEHAELEVDTSVDALDACAARVVDALAARGLLDAG
- a CDS encoding MBL fold metallo-hydrolase, which gives rise to METTIRFWGVRGSIASPGAHTVRTGGNTSCVEVQCGETTLVLDAGTGMRALGERMLAEGRREATILLSHLHWDHIQGLPFFLPAWLGGHRLTFAGMPGLRGALDAQMQPPCFPVRLSDMSAELHFRELGSELSVGDVRVRAAKLNHPGGVLGYRIEHAGTSVVYATDTEHYSCPDPHLVALAKDADVLIYDAMYTEDEYAGRVGPSKVGWGHSTWEAGVAVADAANVGRLVLFHHDPVRDDAAVDALERAAALRRPGTVAAREGDALVLRPDQGSRGHGSDSARGGERRAA
- a CDS encoding sigma-54-dependent Fis family transcriptional regulator, whose protein sequence is MTRLSLLVDLASVLAREVDLDQLLRDVADTLALALGAERASVWLIDAEAGDLVTRVAVLPEVERLRQPLGRGVVGHVAARGAALRIDDAATDPRFDPSADERTGFRTRNILAVPIREAQGAPVRGVVQVLNRAAGSFDVEDERYLVAFGLQLGRALALTTLRADDASGPGLSLRGPFNRIVGRGPAMDAVYARILLAAGTDATVLLRGETGTGKTLLARAIHVNSPRSEGPFVTVDCTTLPRELVESELFGHERGAFTGADRRVTGRVERADGGTLFLDEVGDLPPEAQGKLLRFLQDRAFERVGGREELRSDCRVLCATHHDLERLVEEGRFRRDLYYRVRVVEVQVPSLRARGDEEIERLARHFAALYARRYGRPEPRFDDAALAALLSHPWPGNVRELEHWIESAIVLAADGAIRASAFPEARAPSAATSTSTSTSTLASTSAGGGVRLPHGLTASEARDAYVRATVAHVDGNQSEAARRLGVGRNTVARALRDDEP